The genomic interval CTTCGCCGATTTCTCTTACAGATGGTGGATATCCCTTTTTTTGGACTTCTTCTTTTATAAAATTAAGAATATCTTGTTGACGTTTGGATAGCTTTGTCATTTGAAACACCTCTTCTCCTCATCTTTTTTCTATAGTATACCATGATGTGTTATAGGGTACAAACATAAGTTCTAGATTAAATATTGACAGGAATGTTTGTTCGCTTTATAATTCGAATTAACAGAACAAACATTCGTGGCGGAGGGGTTTTCATTGAAGGCTTTTTATAAAAAGTATTTTTATACTATCGTGGTAGCAGGTGCTGTGTTTCTTTTATCAATCTTATTCTCACTTACAATTCAGGAAGACTCTTCAGCACATTTCCAGTCCATTCTCATAGAGGAAGGCGATACATTATGGAGCATTGCTAATCGGTATGAAGAAAGTCATTTGACAAAAGCGGAATTCATTGATTGGATAGAAGAATATAATGAAGTACGTGCAGATGCTTTGCAGCCAGGTGAAACAATCATCATCCCTGTTACTCAGGATGAGCATATTCAAAGTATGGCAAGTGCTGAATAAAGGTAGGTAAGTTATGAAAGCAGTCATTTATTGTCGAGTCAGTACGGAAAAAGAATCTCAAACAACCTCTTTAACTAGACAAGAAGAAGAGCTTATCAAGTTAGCCAACAAACTAAATATAGAAGTTGTTCATATTGTGAAAGAGCAAGCTAGTGGATATGAGCTGAATCGTGATGGCATTTTTCAAATGCTAGAATGGTTTAAAAACCAAGAAGCAGATACTTTACTTATTCAAGATGAGACAAGATTAGGCAGAGGAAATGCAAAAATCGCTCTTTTTCATCTGATTTTAAAGGAAGGTATTAAGATTTATACGTTAACACATGATGGTGAAATGGAATTGTCAGATGCAGATGCTATGGTCATTCAAATCGTAAGCATTGTAGAAGAGTATCAAAGAAAACTACATAATTTAAAA from Peribacillus asahii carries:
- a CDS encoding YneB family resolvase-like protein, yielding MKAVIYCRVSTEKESQTTSLTRQEEELIKLANKLNIEVVHIVKEQASGYELNRDGIFQMLEWFKNQEADTLLIQDETRLGRGNAKIALFHLILKEGIKIYTLTHDGEMELSDADAMVIQIVSIVEEYQRKLHNLKIKRGMIRAVENGYRPQKNLSNRGQAGGRDRKEVPIEEIVRLRVNGLTFADIAATLRGFGYNVSKATVHRRFLEYAQTSEDNESENL
- the yneA gene encoding cell division suppressor protein YneA; translation: MKAFYKKYFYTIVVAGAVFLLSILFSLTIQEDSSAHFQSILIEEGDTLWSIANRYEESHLTKAEFIDWIEEYNEVRADALQPGETIIIPVTQDEHIQSMASAE